A window from Aerococcus sp. Group 1 encodes these proteins:
- a CDS encoding transcriptional repressor, whose translation MADHHPTAEQVYQELSQEDQSVSLATVYNTLNIFTDINLVKEVRANDGATHFDFFLKKHYHIICQNCGKIVDVYYPDAAKVEQALTAVEDYAVEATQFEITGHHLEFYGICSDCQGID comes from the coding sequence GTGGCTGACCATCATCCTACTGCCGAACAAGTCTATCAAGAGCTCTCCCAAGAAGATCAATCGGTGAGTTTAGCAACGGTATATAACACCTTGAATATCTTTACCGATATTAATCTTGTCAAGGAAGTACGTGCCAATGATGGGGCCACCCATTTCGATTTCTTCTTAAAAAAGCACTATCACATCATTTGTCAAAACTGCGGAAAAATCGTCGATGTCTATTATCCCGATGCGGCTAAAGTTGAGCAAGCCCTAACTGCAGTTGAAGACTATGCGGTAGAAGCTACTCAATTTGAAATTACTGGCCACCACCTGGAGTTCTACGGAATCTGCTCTGACTGCCAAGGCATCGATTAG
- a CDS encoding aromatic acid exporter family protein has protein sequence MKLGARTIKTGIGVMLAMVISSLLPHIEIMQPTFVAVLGLQQSVKKTWYTLFRRGAAAFLGGLTAVVMSYFFGNSPIVVGLTVIIFIAIMNAIQLQDVISLATITVVIIMLQPVDNVNDLIGIATSRVIENILGVVISFLVNVFIMPPKYDNVLYKEISDTSSEVLIRLRAILRKNGEYSSLTSDLDWAYKRINYIRDLFQLSKEEPIWFASRRVSRKRQLVVYRSFIQSLLDMTNLLHTIHTHTNILFVIDDDLRIQIRERIETLCAAHEQIFLKFDGRISPAEVNFFQPTKIRRQELMNHIIKETDLNRGPETESLNYRIEKSNSLILITGAMIKVESSLIHLNTLVRSYHTHHEEDHDHYALKDKLDS, from the coding sequence ATGAAATTAGGTGCTCGCACGATAAAAACCGGCATTGGCGTCATGCTAGCCATGGTTATCTCTAGCCTCCTACCCCATATTGAGATTATGCAACCAACATTTGTTGCGGTTCTAGGGCTGCAACAATCCGTTAAAAAAACCTGGTATACCCTATTTAGGCGGGGAGCTGCTGCTTTCTTAGGTGGCTTAACCGCCGTGGTCATGTCTTACTTCTTTGGAAATAGTCCCATTGTGGTTGGTCTGACCGTCATTATTTTTATCGCTATTATGAATGCCATTCAACTCCAAGACGTGATCTCCTTGGCCACAATTACCGTAGTTATCATCATGCTACAGCCTGTCGATAACGTCAATGACTTAATCGGCATTGCGACTTCCCGGGTGATTGAAAACATCCTCGGTGTGGTGATCTCCTTCTTGGTGAATGTCTTTATCATGCCACCTAAGTATGACAATGTCCTCTACAAGGAAATTTCGGACACTTCATCAGAAGTATTGATTCGACTGCGAGCTATCTTGAGAAAAAATGGTGAATATTCTTCACTGACTTCAGACTTGGACTGGGCCTATAAGCGGATCAACTATATTCGCGATCTCTTCCAACTTTCCAAAGAAGAACCCATTTGGTTTGCCAGTCGCAGGGTATCAAGGAAACGGCAGTTGGTGGTTTATCGCAGTTTTATCCAATCTTTATTAGATATGACTAATTTACTCCATACTATCCACACCCATACTAATATTCTCTTTGTGATTGATGATGACCTGCGGATTCAAATACGTGAGCGGATTGAAACCCTCTGTGCCGCCCATGAGCAGATCTTCCTTAAATTTGACGGCCGCATCTCACCGGCTGAAGTCAACTTCTTCCAGCCTACTAAGATTCGCCGCCAGGAGTTGATGAATCATATCATCAAGGAAACCGACCTCAACCGAGGCCCAGAAACAGAATCCTTGAACTACCGGATTGAGAAGAGCAACTCCTTAATCTTAATCACCGGAGCCATGATCAAGGTCGAGAGTTCTCTCATCCATCTTAATACCCTGGTCCGCTCCTACCATACCCATCACGAAGAAGACCATGACCATTACGCCTTAAAAGATAAATTAGATAGTTAA
- a CDS encoding DUF402 domain-containing protein encodes MYHPKEGEFITVKSYKHDGSLHRTWRDCLVLKTSEQSIIACNDHTLVTESDGRRWVTREPALLYFHKKYWFNIVTMLRQNGVSYYSNLASPYVIDEEALKYIDYDLDIKIFPDGEKRLLDIDEYLEHGHEMHYSKELDIIIKSHLKELVRWIEEEKGPFSKPYVDLWYERYCQLTQRRKRRKKSYKYKKKKRIQS; translated from the coding sequence ATGTATCATCCAAAAGAAGGAGAATTCATCACAGTCAAAAGTTATAAACATGACGGCTCACTCCATCGAACATGGCGCGACTGTTTGGTCCTAAAAACAAGCGAACAAAGTATTATTGCTTGTAACGACCACACCCTCGTTACCGAATCTGATGGACGCCGTTGGGTGACACGTGAACCCGCTTTACTCTATTTTCATAAAAAATATTGGTTCAATATTGTCACCATGTTAAGGCAGAACGGTGTCTCATATTATAGTAACCTAGCTTCTCCTTATGTGATTGATGAAGAAGCTTTAAAGTATATCGACTATGATTTAGATATTAAAATTTTCCCTGATGGGGAAAAACGCCTGTTAGATATTGACGAGTATTTAGAGCATGGTCATGAAATGCATTATTCTAAAGAATTAGATATAATCATTAAAAGCCATCTCAAAGAGTTAGTACGCTGGATCGAGGAAGAAAAAGGTCCCTTTTCTAAACCTTATGTCGATCTCTGGTACGAACGCTACTGTCAGCTGACCCAACGTCGTAAGCGACGGAAGAAAAGCTACAAATATAAGAAGAAAAAGCGGATTCAGTCGTAA
- the mutY gene encoding A/G-specific adenine glycosylase, producing MSGSNQDFSPKDWIGQSAIVDLGPTIAGVELWGEQTNQAFRKTLFDWYDKEGRHLPWRESKDPYRIWISEIMLQQTQVNTVIPYYQRFLQAFPTVEDLAAAEEDDLLKLWAGLGYYSRAKNLHKAAQEIVNDYGGQFPQTAKELKQLSGIGPYTAGAIASIAFGQAVPAIDGNAMRVFSRLFTINADISRQKNHAIFREVVAYVMGDERPGDFNQALMDLGSSYETAKKPLSDISPIKDFNLATLTGTELDYPVKLSKTKSKTLHYQALLLENSQGQYLIEKRPSQGLLANLWTVPLFEVANQEESDQQGGEERQPYQNLVAEAEAVYDLRPVVMKKSIGHVRHVFSHRLWEIDLYYAKLSPTAEKGWQDQEDNDWVFLHDLNRHAYPTVQMKIWQALKDYLDL from the coding sequence GTGAGCGGAAGTAATCAAGATTTTTCCCCTAAGGATTGGATCGGACAATCAGCCATTGTTGATTTAGGACCGACCATTGCGGGAGTTGAACTCTGGGGCGAACAAACCAACCAGGCTTTTCGTAAGACCTTGTTTGATTGGTACGACAAGGAAGGGCGTCACTTACCCTGGCGAGAAAGTAAGGACCCTTACCGGATCTGGATATCAGAGATTATGTTGCAGCAAACCCAAGTTAATACCGTCATTCCTTACTACCAACGCTTCTTGCAAGCTTTCCCCACGGTTGAGGACCTGGCAGCGGCAGAAGAAGACGACTTACTCAAACTTTGGGCCGGTTTAGGTTATTACTCCAGGGCGAAAAACCTCCACAAAGCTGCCCAGGAGATTGTCAATGATTATGGTGGTCAATTTCCCCAAACCGCCAAAGAGCTAAAGCAGCTCTCGGGGATCGGTCCCTACACTGCGGGCGCCATTGCTTCTATTGCATTTGGCCAGGCCGTACCCGCCATTGATGGAAATGCCATGCGAGTTTTCAGCCGCCTCTTTACCATTAACGCTGATATTAGCCGGCAAAAGAACCACGCTATCTTCCGTGAAGTAGTGGCTTATGTGATGGGCGATGAACGGCCGGGGGACTTTAACCAGGCACTAATGGACTTGGGGAGTAGTTACGAAACCGCTAAGAAGCCCTTGAGTGATATTAGTCCCATCAAAGACTTTAACCTAGCTACCCTGACCGGAACCGAGTTGGATTATCCGGTGAAATTATCCAAAACTAAATCCAAAACCCTTCACTACCAAGCACTCTTGCTGGAGAATAGTCAAGGTCAGTATCTGATTGAAAAGCGTCCCAGCCAGGGTCTCTTGGCTAATTTGTGGACGGTTCCGCTTTTTGAAGTAGCTAACCAAGAAGAAAGTGACCAGCAAGGGGGAGAAGAGCGCCAGCCTTACCAAAACCTGGTTGCTGAAGCAGAGGCAGTTTATGATCTTAGACCAGTCGTAATGAAAAAATCCATCGGCCATGTCCGCCATGTCTTTTCTCACCGACTTTGGGAGATTGACCTCTACTATGCTAAATTATCTCCCACAGCCGAAAAAGGCTGGCAAGACCAAGAAGATAATGATTGGGTTTTCTTGCATGACCTTAATCGTCATGCCTATCCTACCGTACAAATGAAGATTTGGCAGGCCTTAAAAGATTATCTTGATCTATGA
- the pulA gene encoding type I pullulanase, with the protein MKNQLEERLDKILQGTPPQGSSLDQAMDDLVRDPEFDDCFASQARLGANYRPKATSFRLWAPLANDVSLLIYQDLYSNRQSQYPMQRQERGVFSLDLPGDWHNTAYLYKVSFPNGKTNFTRDPYALGATQNSQRSVVVDLSRTNPTNWDQDRAPALKNLSQAVIYEASVRDLTSADNSGVNPKWRGKFLGLSQKDTKTPQGQSTGLDYLKDLGISHVQLLPMADFKTVIEGIEDSDNYNWGYDPADYNVPEGSYATDSADPICRIREMKTMVQSLHQAGIRVIMDVVYNHVYDYINHPLELTVPNYYFRRDPDGTISNGTGVGNDTASERRMMREYIVRSVCYWAKEYHIDGFRFDLMGIHDVKTMNQVRQALDAIDPSILILGEGWNLGTYLPDEDKACLVNAYKTPRIAYFDDHFRDSVKGSDQGEGMDTGYASGKFSVERTLLASFLGGERLNKLAINVKSPLQLVKYVAAHDNWTLWDKLAISHSFESQAKRQKRQLLANSLVLLSQGIPFLHAGQEFFRTKQGVRNSYRHGDRINQIDWSLRDKHQNAVDYLRDLIAFRQAHPVFHLFDFESIDQAVEVLKADFQIIALLYHEEDANYLLVFNGQTNTIRFTLPEGDWQVLAENYHFLSADEEKFLLSNEHPLVVEELSLSILKQQGTEKS; encoded by the coding sequence GTGAAAAATCAACTAGAAGAACGTTTAGATAAAATCCTACAGGGGACCCCTCCCCAAGGCTCTAGCTTAGACCAAGCCATGGATGACCTGGTCAGAGATCCAGAATTCGATGACTGTTTTGCTAGTCAAGCCCGGTTAGGGGCTAACTACCGGCCAAAGGCGACTAGTTTTCGGCTTTGGGCGCCCTTGGCAAATGATGTCAGCCTGCTCATTTACCAGGACTTATATAGTAATCGACAATCCCAATATCCTATGCAACGTCAAGAACGAGGTGTTTTTAGTCTAGATCTTCCTGGTGATTGGCACAATACCGCCTACCTTTATAAGGTATCCTTTCCCAATGGAAAGACCAATTTTACGAGAGACCCTTATGCCCTTGGAGCAACCCAGAATAGCCAGCGCAGTGTGGTGGTTGATTTGTCTCGGACTAACCCCACCAATTGGGACCAAGACCGAGCGCCCGCTCTAAAGAATCTTTCTCAAGCGGTGATTTATGAAGCCAGTGTGAGAGATCTGACTAGTGCGGATAATTCAGGTGTCAATCCCAAGTGGCGGGGTAAATTTCTGGGCCTCAGTCAAAAAGACACTAAAACGCCCCAAGGACAGAGTACAGGCCTTGACTACCTAAAGGATTTAGGAATCAGCCACGTCCAGCTCCTGCCCATGGCTGACTTTAAGACGGTGATTGAAGGGATCGAGGATAGCGATAATTATAATTGGGGTTACGATCCTGCTGATTACAATGTTCCTGAAGGTTCCTATGCCACGGATTCTGCCGACCCCATCTGCCGGATTAGAGAAATGAAAACCATGGTCCAATCCCTCCACCAAGCGGGCATTCGTGTAATTATGGATGTGGTCTACAACCATGTCTATGATTACATAAACCACCCCCTGGAATTGACCGTTCCTAACTATTATTTTCGTCGCGACCCCGATGGCACCATTAGTAATGGGACGGGTGTGGGGAATGATACCGCCTCAGAAAGAAGGATGATGCGAGAGTATATTGTCCGCTCGGTATGCTACTGGGCCAAGGAGTACCATATTGATGGTTTTCGCTTTGACTTAATGGGGATCCATGACGTCAAGACCATGAACCAAGTCCGCCAAGCTTTAGATGCCATTGATCCAAGTATCCTTATCTTAGGGGAAGGGTGGAACTTAGGGACCTATCTACCCGATGAAGACAAGGCTTGCCTAGTCAATGCTTATAAGACTCCCCGGATTGCCTATTTTGACGACCATTTTCGTGACAGTGTCAAGGGCTCTGACCAAGGGGAGGGCATGGATACCGGTTATGCCAGTGGTAAGTTTTCTGTGGAGCGGACCCTCTTAGCCAGTTTTTTGGGTGGGGAACGGCTGAATAAGTTGGCCATTAATGTTAAGTCGCCCTTGCAATTGGTAAAATATGTGGCCGCCCATGATAACTGGACTTTATGGGATAAACTAGCCATTAGCCATAGTTTTGAAAGCCAAGCCAAGCGGCAAAAGCGTCAACTGCTCGCCAATAGCCTCGTCCTCTTAAGTCAAGGTATCCCTTTCTTGCATGCTGGCCAGGAATTCTTCCGTACTAAGCAAGGTGTCCGTAATTCCTACCGCCATGGGGACCGTATCAACCAGATTGACTGGTCCTTGCGCGATAAACACCAGAATGCCGTGGACTATCTGAGGGATTTGATTGCTTTTCGCCAAGCTCACCCAGTTTTTCACCTGTTTGATTTTGAAAGTATTGACCAGGCAGTGGAGGTTTTGAAGGCTGATTTTCAAATTATTGCGCTTCTTTACCATGAAGAAGACGCTAATTACCTGCTGGTATTTAATGGACAGACCAATACCATTCGTTTTACCTTGCCTGAGGGTGACTGGCAGGTTCTGGCTGAAAATTATCATTTCCTCTCTGCTGATGAAGAGAAGTTCTTATTAAGTAATGAACATCCCCTTGTCGTTGAGGAACTGTCGCTAAGTATTTTGAAACAGCAAGGAACAGAAAAATCTTAG
- a CDS encoding helix-turn-helix transcriptional regulator, whose protein sequence is MKIGQIIKEQRELNNISQGQLASYLKTTQQTVSNWENNKSYPNVENLILLSSIFDQPMEELLNEDIRDISEATGRVIPTRLDDEEVKRFNWSHLLLGFGAGCLVTYLLSHLGQED, encoded by the coding sequence ATGAAAATTGGTCAAATAATTAAAGAACAACGTGAGCTAAATAATATTTCCCAAGGACAATTGGCGAGTTATCTAAAAACCACCCAACAAACCGTGTCTAATTGGGAAAATAATAAAAGCTATCCCAACGTGGAAAACTTAATATTATTATCATCGATTTTTGATCAACCGATGGAAGAATTGTTAAATGAGGATATCCGGGATATTTCTGAAGCAACCGGCCGGGTAATTCCAACGCGTTTGGATGATGAGGAAGTGAAGCGCTTTAACTGGAGTCATCTCTTGCTTGGTTTTGGAGCAGGTTGCTTAGTGACCTATTTGCTCAGTCACTTAGGCCAAGAAGACTAG
- the proC gene encoding pyrroline-5-carboxylate reductase — protein sequence MKTIAVIGAGNMGQALIAGLQSSYHQAQIEIKAATASQASADKVAKYFDIACSTNNQTCAQDADLVIVAVKPYLMDQVLDEIKNSLKADAIIVTVAAGYSLIQAGVILGKEQAIVRIMPNTAVKIGKGVIAMTANDQVSAKDYQAVKDLFHRLGLVAEVSEDQFATITGLSGSSPTIVYMLIEAMSDAGCQQGLPRSQAQSLAAQTVLGAAAMVVETGQHPGQLKDAVCSPAGTSIECVRKAEEKGLRTAAMEAVIAACQKAKGK from the coding sequence ATGAAAACCATTGCCGTTATTGGAGCTGGGAATATGGGCCAAGCCCTCATTGCCGGCTTACAATCCAGTTACCACCAAGCTCAGATAGAAATTAAGGCCGCTACTGCTAGCCAAGCGAGCGCAGATAAAGTTGCAAAATATTTTGACATTGCCTGCTCGACTAATAACCAGACCTGTGCCCAGGATGCTGACCTCGTCATTGTGGCAGTGAAACCTTATCTAATGGACCAGGTGTTGGACGAGATCAAGAACAGTCTCAAAGCGGATGCCATTATCGTCACCGTAGCAGCTGGTTATAGCTTAATCCAAGCAGGAGTAATTCTTGGTAAAGAACAAGCCATTGTCCGCATTATGCCAAACACTGCCGTAAAAATCGGCAAAGGGGTGATTGCGATGACCGCTAATGACCAGGTTTCCGCTAAAGACTACCAAGCTGTTAAAGACTTATTCCATAGGCTGGGTTTAGTCGCTGAAGTCAGTGAAGATCAATTTGCCACCATCACGGGACTGTCTGGCTCTAGCCCAACCATTGTCTACATGCTGATCGAGGCCATGTCAGACGCCGGATGTCAACAAGGACTCCCCCGGTCTCAAGCCCAAAGCTTAGCTGCCCAAACCGTTCTGGGAGCAGCAGCCATGGTCGTAGAAACTGGCCAACATCCCGGTCAACTGAAGGATGCCGTCTGCTCCCCTGCTGGCACCTCCATTGAATGCGTTCGTAAGGCAGAGGAAAAAGGCTTACGAACCGCTGCCATGGAAGCTGTCATTGCTGCTTGCCAAAAAGCCAAGGGCAAGTAA
- the galE gene encoding UDP-glucose 4-epimerase GalE: MSILVTGGAGYIGSHTVIELINSGYEVVIVDDFSNSKPTVLDRIEKIAGKRPTFYQANILDGNALRQIFEKESIDAVIHYAAFKAVGESVEKPIDYYHNNMGGLLQVLKVMKEFGVKEFVYSSSATVYGMNNVSPLTEDLPTSATNPYGYSKVMGEQILKDTYKAYPDWSIMILRYFNPIGAHESGLIGEDPQGVPNNIMPYITQVAIGKLEKLHVFGNDYDTHDGTGVRDYLHVVDLAKGHVAAIDYANKHQGLEIVNLGTGQGYSVLDLVNTFQEVNQVELPYVIDERRAGDVAECYADPSYAKGLLGWEAEEDLADMCRDSWHWQETCPNGYED, translated from the coding sequence ATGTCCATTTTAGTTACAGGCGGAGCGGGCTATATTGGTTCGCATACCGTTATTGAATTAATCAACTCTGGCTACGAAGTTGTTATAGTCGATGACTTCTCTAATAGTAAGCCAACCGTTCTTGACCGCATCGAAAAAATTGCTGGTAAGCGTCCGACTTTCTACCAAGCAAATATCTTAGATGGGAATGCCTTACGCCAAATCTTTGAAAAAGAATCCATCGATGCTGTCATTCACTATGCAGCCTTTAAAGCGGTCGGTGAATCCGTTGAAAAGCCAATTGACTACTATCACAACAATATGGGTGGACTCCTTCAAGTATTAAAAGTAATGAAGGAATTTGGTGTGAAGGAATTTGTCTATTCTTCAAGTGCCACGGTCTATGGGATGAATAATGTCTCCCCCCTAACCGAAGACTTGCCAACCAGTGCTACCAATCCATACGGCTATAGTAAGGTCATGGGCGAACAAATCTTAAAAGATACCTACAAGGCTTATCCTGACTGGTCCATTATGATCTTACGCTACTTCAACCCTATCGGGGCCCACGAAAGCGGCCTGATTGGTGAAGACCCCCAAGGCGTCCCTAATAATATCATGCCTTATATTACCCAAGTAGCCATTGGTAAGTTAGAAAAATTACATGTTTTTGGTAATGACTACGATACCCATGATGGTACTGGAGTCCGCGATTACCTCCACGTGGTTGACTTGGCTAAGGGCCACGTCGCAGCTATCGACTATGCCAATAAACATCAAGGCCTTGAAATTGTCAACTTAGGCACCGGTCAAGGCTATTCCGTTCTGGACTTAGTCAATACCTTCCAAGAAGTCAACCAAGTTGAGCTTCCTTATGTTATTGACGAACGCCGGGCTGGTGATGTAGCTGAATGTTATGCTGACCCATCCTACGCTAAAGGGCTACTGGGTTGGGAAGCAGAAGAAGATTTAGCTGATATGTGCCGGGATTCCTGGCACTGGCAAGAAACCTGCCCTAACGGTTACGAAGATTAA
- a CDS encoding helix-turn-helix domain-containing protein — protein sequence MDTHREDLSLDEKNIARQQASIKASDVLLKIRQEKGLSQAQLADISGRKQSYISRVESRQQNISLGTLQEIVNAVGGHLVVDVHF from the coding sequence ATGGATACGCATAGAGAAGACCTATCCCTTGATGAAAAAAATATTGCAAGACAACAAGCAAGTATTAAGGCTTCTGATGTGTTGCTAAAAATCCGTCAAGAAAAGGGGCTATCCCAGGCTCAATTAGCGGATATTTCTGGGCGTAAGCAAAGTTATATCTCACGGGTTGAATCACGTCAACAAAATATTAGTTTAGGTACCCTACAAGAAATCGTTAATGCTGTAGGTGGCCACCTCGTTGTCGATGTGCACTTCTAA
- a CDS encoding uracil-xanthine permease family protein, whose protein sequence is MKMNYDIEDRPPRGEGLLLSFQHVFAMFGATILVPLILGLPVSVALFCSGIGTLIYHFATQNKVPVYLGSSFAFIGAMAHAIEQLGGDISAAQTGVMLAGGIYVLVALLVKMLGSSWIDRLLPPIVIGPMIIVIGLSLSSSAVTNAGFTPDGTWQQMLTALITFLICAFVNVYGRGFIRVIPFLIGLVGGYIVAACLGLVDISPVADAAWFEIPDFYLPFKTPFFNSYHLNFGPEAVAILPVAVVTISEHIGDHTVLSEICGRQFLKNPGLHRTLMGDGIATSVSAFLGGPANTTYGENTGVIGLTRVASVSVIRNAALLAIMLSCLGKFTALISTIPAAVLGGMSILLYGVIASNGLKVLIEARVNFNQVRNLVIASAMLVLGLGGAVLKLGAFTLSGTALAAMVGIILNLLLPEIKTLKTK, encoded by the coding sequence ATGAAAATGAATTATGACATCGAGGATCGGCCTCCACGTGGTGAGGGACTGCTCCTAAGTTTTCAACACGTCTTCGCTATGTTCGGTGCAACCATTCTGGTTCCCTTAATCTTAGGTCTACCGGTATCAGTTGCTCTCTTCTGTAGTGGGATTGGTACCTTAATTTACCACTTTGCCACCCAAAATAAGGTGCCTGTTTATCTGGGCTCATCCTTTGCCTTCATTGGCGCTATGGCCCACGCTATCGAACAGTTAGGTGGCGATATTTCCGCAGCGCAAACTGGGGTCATGCTAGCCGGCGGTATCTATGTCTTAGTGGCTCTTTTGGTTAAGATGTTAGGAAGTAGCTGGATTGACCGCCTCCTGCCTCCAATTGTTATCGGTCCAATGATCATTGTCATCGGTTTGAGTCTATCCTCATCTGCTGTCACTAACGCAGGATTCACTCCAGACGGGACCTGGCAACAAATGTTGACTGCCCTAATTACCTTCCTAATCTGTGCCTTTGTTAATGTTTATGGACGGGGATTTATTCGGGTTATTCCTTTCTTGATTGGTTTAGTTGGTGGTTACATTGTTGCTGCCTGCCTGGGACTAGTCGATATTAGTCCAGTGGCTGACGCCGCTTGGTTTGAAATCCCTGATTTCTATTTACCTTTTAAGACCCCGTTCTTTAACAGTTACCATCTCAACTTTGGTCCAGAAGCCGTCGCCATCTTACCAGTGGCAGTGGTAACTATTTCAGAACACATTGGTGACCACACGGTTTTAAGTGAAATTTGTGGCCGCCAATTTCTCAAGAATCCTGGCCTCCACCGGACCTTGATGGGGGACGGGATTGCGACCTCGGTTTCTGCCTTTCTAGGTGGCCCTGCCAATACCACTTACGGAGAAAATACTGGAGTTATTGGCCTCACCCGAGTGGCTTCGGTTTCCGTTATCCGCAATGCCGCTCTCTTGGCAATCATGCTCAGTTGCTTGGGTAAATTCACCGCCCTCATTTCAACCATTCCAGCAGCTGTCCTCGGCGGCATGTCTATCCTCCTCTATGGGGTCATTGCAAGTAACGGCCTCAAAGTCTTAATTGAAGCCCGGGTAAACTTCAACCAAGTCCGTAACCTGGTCATCGCCAGTGCCATGTTAGTTCTCGGTCTTGGTGGCGCAGTGCTCAAATTAGGGGCCTTTACCCTTTCTGGAACCGCCCTCGCCGCTATGGTAGGTATTATTCTTAACTTACTCCTACCTGAAATCAAAACCCTGAAGACGAAATAG
- a CDS encoding RecX family transcriptional regulator, giving the protein MLEDNQPVKLSEISPEKKSRSKRVRALTDESDQLTRPKRKTKKSGYRPRKPATSSDPEGLDQDQERVLSGKITMIEAQRRHKKRYNVYLDGDFAFGISEDTLVRYALSKGQYLSQEKSKNILASEHDNRAYQIALNYLSHSLRSKKQVSQRLAKEDYSQATIDKVMGKLKDLSLVNDLYYGQSYTRTAKTINRKGPKVIAMELKEKGLSEDTIDQALLEYSEADQMENAQHLAKKKLPSLLRKNSNLKAVEKLQQFLYKKGYNNDLISQVLSQLKESDLLDRDEGAALNKYFKRYWKKYQNLDEKERRFKVKTMLFGRGFKSEAIDAAIRQAEEEGEL; this is encoded by the coding sequence ATGCTAGAAGATAATCAGCCAGTAAAATTAAGTGAGATCAGTCCGGAGAAAAAGTCCCGCTCAAAAAGAGTCAGAGCCTTAACCGATGAAAGTGACCAGCTGACCAGGCCAAAAAGAAAGACTAAAAAAAGCGGTTATCGTCCTAGGAAACCAGCCACTTCCTCTGACCCAGAAGGCTTAGACCAAGACCAGGAGAGGGTTTTATCAGGCAAGATCACCATGATTGAAGCCCAAAGGCGCCATAAGAAACGTTATAATGTCTACCTTGACGGTGACTTTGCTTTTGGGATTAGTGAAGATACCCTAGTTCGTTATGCCCTGTCTAAGGGGCAGTACTTAAGCCAAGAGAAAAGCAAAAATATCCTGGCCAGCGAACACGATAACCGGGCCTATCAGATTGCTTTAAACTATTTAAGCCATAGTTTACGGTCAAAAAAGCAAGTTAGCCAACGTTTAGCTAAGGAAGACTATTCCCAAGCGACTATTGATAAGGTCATGGGGAAATTGAAAGACTTATCCCTAGTCAATGACCTCTATTATGGCCAATCCTATACTCGAACGGCAAAAACCATCAATCGAAAAGGCCCCAAGGTGATTGCTATGGAACTGAAGGAAAAGGGCCTTAGTGAAGACACCATTGACCAAGCTTTGTTGGAGTATAGTGAGGCTGATCAAATGGAAAATGCTCAACACTTGGCTAAAAAGAAGTTGCCTAGCTTACTTAGAAAGAATTCCAACCTAAAGGCAGTGGAGAAATTGCAGCAATTTCTCTATAAGAAGGGCTACAATAATGACTTAATTAGCCAAGTTTTATCCCAACTAAAAGAGTCTGACCTGCTCGACCGTGATGAGGGTGCGGCTTTAAATAAGTATTTTAAACGCTATTGGAAGAAGTACCAGAATTTGGATGAGAAAGAACGACGTTTCAAAGTAAAAACCATGCTTTTTGGCCGTGGCTTTAAGAGTGAAGCCATCGATGCGGCTATAAGGCAAGCAGAGGAAGAAGGAGAACTGTGA